One Romboutsia sp. 13368 genomic window carries:
- a CDS encoding DNA polymerase III subunit alpha produces MTKDFAHLHVHTEYSLLDGFSRVKNLISRAKELNMSSVAITDHGCMFGVIDFYKEAKKQGIKPIVGCEVYTAPRSLRDKDPNYDKRQGHLILLAKNMDGYKNLIKLVSTSYVEGFYYKPRVDIDELKKYSDGIIALSACLAGDIAQALMDRNYEKAKKIAFQYRDIFGEDNYYLEIQDHGLPEQKEVNAALVKLSKETNIPLVATNDIHYVNKEDSKIHDVLMCIQMGKTVNDPNRMRFGSDEFYLKSREEMESLFPYAPEAIDNTVKIAEQCNIEFDFNTIHLPKYDVPEGYTPETYLRELCFKGLEERYDNPSQEIIDRLNYELGVIEKMGYVEYFLITWDFINFSKENNIMVGPGRGSAAGSIVAYTLKITDIDPIKYSLLFERFLNPERVSMPDIDIDFCYERREEVIDYVKRKYGEDHVAQIITFGTMGAKAAIRDVGRVLDIPYNKVDKIAKEIPFALGMTIDKALETNPTLRDLYEQDRETKEVIDISKRIEGMLRHASTHAAGVVISKNPVDEYVPLYKHQDAITTQFTMTTLEELGLLKMDFLGLRTLTVIRDALSLIEKNHNKKIDFSKMDYDDPKVFELLSSGNTLGVFQLESAGMRVFMKQLKPDNFEDIVAGISLYRPGPMDSIPTYIENKTNPQNVTYLHEKLKPIMEVTYGCLVYQEQVMQVVRELGGYTYGRSDLVRRAMGKKKMDVMEEERRYFVYGKEDENGDIEIAGCIRNGVPEDIANKIFDDMIDFAKYAFNKSHAAAYGVLSYQTAYLKAYYPVEFMAALITSVMGNTDKVVEYIRECNALGIEVLKPDINKSFSKFSVEGNNIRFGLAAVKNVGVNIIENIIKERNLNGKFVDFSDLAKRLDSKDTNKRVIESLIKCGAFDEISENRASLMAGYENVLDSISMDRKKNIQGQISLFDAFGGSEDNNLQETNTIPKIPEYKEREKLSLEKEVLGMYVSGHPLSEFQDILMKNTSIDNGKLNSLKEDEQSYLSLDERDVIMGGMISNKVIKTTKRNDIMAFLDLEDLYGNIEVIVFPQTLKKYNEILNEDSIIFVRGSLNIKEGEEPKIIARDIVDIDNAYELSRNGYNSKVNNNKDSNRKNSKSGLYLKVSSYNDTEILGKISNILKEYPGEENIFLYAEDTKKMYKYNGFTVDISDSLIKDLNKIIPTENIKVKN; encoded by the coding sequence ATGACGAAAGATTTTGCACATCTTCATGTCCATACTGAATATAGCTTATTGGATGGTTTTTCAAGGGTAAAAAATTTAATAAGCAGAGCAAAAGAGCTAAATATGAGTTCTGTTGCCATAACAGACCATGGTTGTATGTTTGGTGTAATAGACTTTTATAAAGAAGCAAAAAAACAAGGAATAAAGCCTATTGTAGGTTGTGAAGTATATACTGCACCACGTAGTTTAAGGGACAAAGATCCTAATTACGATAAAAGGCAAGGTCATCTAATTCTTCTAGCTAAAAATATGGATGGATATAAAAATTTAATTAAATTAGTATCTACGTCATATGTAGAAGGATTTTATTATAAGCCAAGGGTTGATATAGATGAACTAAAAAAATATAGCGATGGAATAATAGCATTATCAGCTTGTTTAGCTGGAGATATTGCTCAAGCTTTAATGGATAGGAATTATGAAAAGGCTAAGAAAATAGCATTCCAATATAGAGATATATTTGGAGAAGATAACTATTACTTAGAGATACAAGATCATGGTTTACCTGAGCAAAAGGAAGTTAATGCTGCATTGGTAAAGCTATCTAAAGAAACTAATATACCACTAGTTGCAACTAATGATATTCATTATGTAAATAAGGAAGATTCTAAAATACATGATGTACTTATGTGTATACAAATGGGTAAAACGGTAAATGATCCAAATCGAATGAGATTTGGAAGTGATGAGTTCTATTTAAAATCAAGAGAAGAAATGGAAAGTTTATTTCCATATGCACCAGAGGCTATAGATAATACTGTAAAAATAGCTGAACAATGTAATATAGAGTTTGATTTTAATACAATACATCTTCCTAAATATGATGTACCAGAAGGGTATACACCAGAAACTTATCTAAGAGAGTTATGTTTTAAAGGCCTTGAAGAAAGATATGATAATCCAAGTCAAGAAATTATAGATAGACTTAATTATGAGCTAGGTGTGATTGAAAAAATGGGTTATGTAGAATATTTCTTAATAACTTGGGACTTTATAAACTTCTCAAAAGAAAATAATATAATGGTTGGCCCAGGTAGAGGTAGTGCAGCTGGTTCTATAGTTGCATATACATTAAAAATAACTGATATAGACCCAATAAAGTATTCTCTACTATTTGAGCGTTTTTTAAATCCAGAACGTGTATCTATGCCCGATATAGATATAGATTTCTGTTATGAAAGAAGAGAAGAAGTTATAGATTATGTTAAAAGAAAATATGGAGAAGATCATGTTGCTCAGATAATAACATTTGGTACAATGGGAGCTAAAGCAGCTATAAGAGATGTAGGAAGAGTTTTAGATATACCATATAATAAAGTTGATAAAATAGCAAAAGAAATACCTTTTGCACTTGGTATGACTATTGATAAAGCTTTAGAGACTAATCCAACACTAAGAGATTTATATGAACAAGATAGAGAAACTAAAGAAGTTATAGATATATCAAAAAGAATAGAAGGAATGTTAAGACATGCATCTACTCATGCGGCAGGTGTAGTTATATCTAAAAATCCAGTAGATGAGTATGTACCACTTTATAAGCATCAAGATGCTATAACTACTCAGTTTACAATGACAACATTAGAAGAACTTGGACTTCTAAAAATGGATTTTTTAGGACTTAGAACTTTAACAGTTATAAGAGATGCACTTAGTTTAATAGAAAAAAATCATAATAAAAAGATAGATTTTTCTAAAATGGATTATGATGACCCTAAAGTATTTGAACTTTTATCTTCAGGAAACACATTAGGAGTATTCCAATTAGAAAGCGCTGGTATGAGAGTGTTTATGAAACAATTAAAACCAGACAACTTTGAAGATATAGTAGCCGGAATATCTTTATATAGACCAGGTCCAATGGATTCTATACCAACTTATATTGAGAATAAAACTAATCCACAAAATGTAACCTATTTACATGAAAAACTAAAACCTATAATGGAAGTTACTTACGGTTGCTTAGTTTATCAAGAGCAGGTTATGCAGGTTGTTAGAGAGTTAGGTGGATATACTTACGGACGTAGTGACTTAGTTAGAAGAGCTATGGGTAAGAAAAAGATGGACGTAATGGAGGAAGAAAGAAGATACTTCGTTTACGGTAAAGAGGATGAAAATGGAGATATAGAAATAGCTGGATGTATAAGAAATGGTGTACCAGAAGATATAGCTAATAAGATATTTGATGACATGATAGACTTTGCAAAGTATGCATTTAATAAATCTCACGCTGCTGCATATGGTGTTTTATCTTATCAAACGGCATATTTAAAGGCATATTATCCAGTTGAATTTATGGCAGCTTTAATAACTAGTGTAATGGGAAATACAGATAAAGTTGTAGAGTATATAAGAGAATGTAATGCTTTAGGAATAGAAGTATTAAAGCCAGATATAAATAAAAGTTTTTCTAAATTCTCAGTTGAAGGAAATAATATAAGATTTGGACTAGCAGCAGTAAAAAATGTTGGTGTAAATATTATAGAAAATATAATAAAAGAGAGAAATCTTAATGGAAAATTTGTGGATTTTTCAGATTTAGCTAAAAGATTAGATTCAAAAGATACTAATAAAAGGGTTATAGAAAGTTTAATTAAATGTGGTGCTTTTGATGAAATAAGTGAGAATAGAGCTAGCTTAATGGCAGGATATGAAAATGTTTTAGATAGTATATCTATGGATAGAAAGAAAAATATACAAGGTCAAATATCATTATTTGATGCTTTTGGTGGCAGCGAAGATAATAATTTACAAGAGACTAATACAATTCCTAAAATACCTGAGTATAAAGAACGAGAGAAACTATCTTTAGAAAAAGAAGTTTTAGGTATGTATGTAAGTGGGCATCCGTTATCAGAGTTCCAAGATATACTGATGAAAAATACATCTATAGATAATGGAAAGTTAAACTCTCTAAAAGAGGATGAACAATCATACTTAAGTCTAGATGAAAGAGACGTTATAATGGGAGGTATGATATCTAATAAAGTAATAAAAACCACTAAAAGAAACGATATAATGGCCTTTTTAGACTTAGAAGATTTATATGGAAATATAGAAGTTATAGTATTCCCTCAAACCTTAAAAAAATATAATGAAATTTTAAATGAAGATAGCATAATATTTGTAAGAGGTTCATTAAATATAAAGGAGGGAGAAGAACCTAAGATTATAGCAAGGGACATTGTAGATATAGATAATGCTTATGAATTAAGTAGAAATGGATATAATTCAAAAGTAAATAATAATAAAGATAGTAATAGAAAAAATTCAAAAAGTGGACTATATCTAAAAGTAAGCTCATATAATGACACTGAAATATTAGGGAAAATATCTAATATATTAAAAGAATATCCAGGTGAAGAAAATATATTTTTATACGCTGAGGATACAAAAAAGATGTATAAGTATAATGGGTTTACAGTAGATATATCAGATAGCTTAATTAAGGATTTAAATAAAATAATTCCAACAGAAAATATAAAAGTAAAAAATTAG